In one window of Mercurialis annua linkage group LG4, ddMerAnnu1.2, whole genome shotgun sequence DNA:
- the LOC126677243 gene encoding uncharacterized protein LOC126677243 has translation MLIAHKYVELDEARRTLTKQHEHTKQDNSRYRGKKEEDRPRTQQYGAGHRPYDFTPLNKAPVYILRWMKQNRVMFNTPRKMDPDIQSDKSKYCRFHEGYGHDTDRCWDLKREIEQLIQSGLQKKFVNDRPGEKRKRESIEKEEQNKKQKEVAGVVHVIEGGEPYNNTQKKKRNRSGSATVFAIEREIIPEVSFRPDDGQHVKGPHNDALVIEAVIRNHLVKRILVDERQFRELINLGSVQRNERLSNGPAEVLSPTCGTRRNTNTTRGDCKLMLRVGRQK, from the coding sequence ATGCTGATCGCTCATAAATATGTGGAACTGGACGAAGCTCGAAGGACTCTGACAAAGCAACATGAGCACACCAAACAAGATAACTCCAGGTACCGAGGAAAAAAGGAAGAAGATAGGCCGAGGACTCAGCAATATGGTGCAGGTCACAGACCTTATGATTTCACTCCATTAAATAAAGCACCAGTCTACATACTCAGATGGATGAAGCAGAATAGAGTGATGTTCAACACACCCCGGAAGATGGACCCCGACATCCAGAGCGATAAAAGCAAATACTGTCGTTTCCATGAAGGCTATGGCCATGACACGGATAGATGCTGGGACCTGAAGAGAGAGATAGAGCAGCTGATCCAGTCCGGACTTCAGAAGAAGTTTGTCAACGATAGACCAGGAGAGAAAAGGAAGAGGGAGTCAATAGAAAAAGAAGAGcaaaataagaaacaaaaagaagtCGCAGGCGTAGTACACGTGATAGAAGGAGGGGAGCCCTACAACAACActcagaaaaagaaaaggaatagAAGTGGATCAGCCACTGTGTTCGCAATCGAAAGAGAAATAATTCCGGAGGTGTCATTCAGACCAGACGACGGACAACACGTAAAGGGACCGCACAATGACGCGCTAGTGATAGAGGCCGTGATCAGAAATCACCTTGTAAAACGAATACTGGTAGATGAAAGGCAGTTCCGTGAACTTATTAACCTTGGAAGCGTTCAAAGAAATGAAAGGCTCAGCAACGGACCTGCGGAAGTCCTCAGTCCCACTTGTGGAACTCGGAGGAACACCAATACGACCAGAGGGGACTGTAAGCTTATGCTTAGAGTTGGGAGACAAAAATGA